A single region of the Carassius gibelio isolate Cgi1373 ecotype wild population from Czech Republic chromosome A14, carGib1.2-hapl.c, whole genome shotgun sequence genome encodes:
- the LOC128027218 gene encoding START domain-containing protein 10, producing MSRGTGIIPDESMFSEFKRQCSSTENWVSKYDKNDMEVWVEVAPLSASTNSKGNLSKVHKIKCRMNIKDVSAATMFDVLHDGLYRKTWDPTMLESFDIARLAANADVGYYSWRCPSPLKNRDVVTLRTWQASESEYVIINFSVKHPKYPPRKDLVRAVSLLTGYLIKPAGTNSCIFTYLSQADPRGSLPKWVVNKGSQVLAPKVLRSVHQAGQNYPAWKAANSPDHKPWLHPIQSELPMMDPAELSIQRIDSLEHVDESLTKDAKENEDSS from the exons ATGTCTCGCGGTACGGGAATAATTCCAGATGAATCCATGTTCAGTGAATTCAAAAGACAATGCTCGTCCACGGAGAACTGGGTcagtaaatatgataaaaatgacATGGAGGTCTGGGTCGAGGTGGCCCCTTTATCAGCTTCTACAAACAGCAAAGGAAACTTATCCAAAGTGCACAAAATCAAG TGCAGAATGAACATAAAGGATGTTTCGGCTGCCACCATGTTTGACGTGCTTCATGACGGCTTGTACCGGAAGACATGGGACCCTACAATGCTTGAGAGTTTTGACATCGCTCGTCTAGCTGCTAATGCTGATGTGGGCTACTATTCAT GGCGCTGCCCAAGCCCATTGAAGAACAGAGATGTGGTGACCCTGCGCACTTGGCAGGCATCTGAAAGTGAATATGTGATCATTAACTTCTCAGTGAAACATCCG AAATATCCCCCACGGAAGGATCTGGTAAGGGCCGTTTCCCTTCTGACGGGTTACCTGATCAAACCAGCGGGGACCAACAGCTGCATTTTCACGTACCTCTCACAAGCGGATCCCAGAG GGTCTCTTCCAAAGTGGGTGGTCAACAAAGGATCTCAGGTCCTGGCTCCAAAA GTTTTAAGAAGTGTCCATCAAGCCGGTCAAAACTACCCTGCGTGGAAAGCAGCAAATTCTCCAGATCATAAGCCCTGGCTCCACCCCATACAGAGTGAACTGCCCATGATGGATCCAGCAGAGTTGTCCATCCAGCGCATAGACTCGCTCGAGCACGTGGATGAGAGCTTGACAAAGGATGCTAAAGAAAATGAGGATAGTAGCTAA
- the LOC128027220 gene encoding PDZ domain-containing protein 11, whose protein sequence is MVRSRSSCSKNMDQKIPYDDYQLPVVFLPSYESPPAWIPPQERIHHPDYNNELTQFLPRTVVLNKPPGAQLGFNIRGGKASQLGIFISKVVPDSDAHRAGLQEGDQVLSVNDVDFQDIEHSKAVEILKTAREILMKVRYFPYNYQRQKERTVH, encoded by the exons ATGGTTCGCTCGAGGAGTTCTTG CTCGAAAAACATGGACCAAAAGATTCCGTACGATGATTATCAGCTGCCAGTAGTGTTTCTTCCTTCCTATGAGAGCCCTCCTGCATGGATCCCTCCACAAGAG AGGATACATCACCCTGACTACAACAATGAGCTCACTCAGTTCCTACCTCGCACTGTAGTGTTAAATAAGCCCCCCGGTGCACAACTGGGCTTCAATATCCGTGGAGGAAAGGCCTCCCAGCttggtatttttatttcaaag GTGGTGCCAGATTCAGATGCCCATAGGGCAGGACTGCAAGAGGGTGATCAGGTGCTTTCTGTCAATGATGTGGACTTTCAAGACATTGAGCATTCAAAG GCTGTGGAGATTTTAAAGACCGCGAGAGAGATTTTGATGAAGGTTCGATACTTCCCTTACA ACTACCAGAGGCAGAAGGAGAGGACTGTACACTAG